The genome window GCACACAAGGAATTCTTAAACCTTTAGACAATTCAGATACTAACTACTGACTAAAATACCAAAATCCCtgtatttatgtacatttaGTGTATACAACCCTGCCACCCTTATGACAGACAGCAGGTAAAGGTACCTAACACACGGCTGACTCAGAGCCAGTACTGTAACACTGTTGGCAAAGTGCATCAGATAGACAAAGCTCTGATGTGGTGTCACGCTGGCCTCAGACTCGACAGTCTGATATACACATGGCGGTGTCTATGGAAAGGGTTATTATTGAATTTGTGGCATGTACCTGCTGTATTCCCCTGCAGCCGCAGGGCCTGTGCCCGGTTGTTATAAGCTGAGGCTCGCTGAGGCAGGATCTGGATTGCCTGGCTGAACAGTTGAAGTGCAGCTTGCAAATCCCCAGCCTCTGCTGCCGAGACACCCTGCATCTCCAACTCTTTTACTTGCTTCAGCAACTCTGTGTCAAAGCAACTGTCTGGCGGGGGGAGATAAACAGGTTGAAAAAGCACTCAAACTCAATTGACAGGTACTGTGGCaaggaaaacacagaaatgtcacCCAGAACTCAACTTGgattaaaatgtcatgttttttttagtcCAGGAATGGAATGCGttcaaataaattcaatatGCTATGAAATGATAAACATAAAAAGCTGTGACATGATATGTACAAACACATCAAGTCAGAAGCTCACACTCACCATCATCAATTAATTCCTCCTCTTGGTTCAGGCCATGGATGTCTCCAAAGGGGGTGGTGGGGTTGAATATAGCCTGAAGTACAGCTCTGTCATGTGCCGAGGCCATCTTACCGGTGTCTGTAAAGAAAGCAGAGAAGGATGGCAAAATAGGAAAATCATGACACCTAAATTACAGCTGGGTGGAGAATTTTTCCTCTGCTAACTTCTGCCAATTCCACCAACCAATCAAAGAAGGGGGCGGAAGCAGGGAGGTGGACTTTGAGTTTAGCCTGCAGTGAACACATCTGTATTTGGTTAACTCAAAAATGCAGGCCAGGGATAACTGCacactgcagagctgctgtTATAATTGCAAAAGGAGACAATGTTCTCAGAGATATTCTATCTGATGATTTCTGCTCAGTGCAAAGTGAAGAAAAAGTTTCCAGCATGCTGTCCAAACCTCATGGGATTTGTAGTTATTGTATactaacaaaataaatgtgtctttatttaaaattaaggAATGCCCAGATTTTCAGGTACAGTAGTAGATAGCCATTTAgcagaaaaaaactgacagaaaaccTCAAGAACAtgtttcagtttatcagaaGGACTGGTATGAGAAAGCCGGTTACTATAGGTATCAGAAGCTAGTGGGACACAGCGTAGCTAAAAGAGAGGGCAAGACAACACTGTGCTGCTTTGTCAGTACAGCTTCCGGCCAGTGGCGGCAGCAGTGAGCGTGATGCCACTGAGCATCATTTTAGTTAGTGTGTGAGAAATGATCCACCATCTTGAAGTTGAATGGGATTTGGATCTACCTGCACCATGACCTGCATTCTATGGAACACATGACATTGACGCAAAATCTCTGGAACTGTTGCTGAGAAGTTCATGTGCACTCTGGTGGGTTTGTATTTGAAATGCTTGTccattaaacagcatttttagcACTAAATGTCTGTAATGCTAATGTAGTGCTTCACTTGGCTAGCTATCCAGAAACTGAACAGGTAGCATCATGGTCCTGCAGTAGCTAGGTGAAATTCAGAATTTGTCTGATAATGAAtttataataatgaataaatgaatttattttgtctgtgaaATGAAATTGTGACTGGGGAAGAGTAGCCACTGTCACCAGCAGCCAAGACAGTAGTGGCGACATcatcagacacagacagatacaaATTAGAGAAAACTCTTCAGTCCAGGACAAGAAGAACATGGTCAGCAGCAGATTGTTGCAGACAGTGTGGAGGGAAGCTACAGTGAATGAATCAACTCAGCAGTTTCAGCCTGATGATCAACAGCAGGATTTCAATATTGTTTCACATCCTTAACAATGTGGAACTATTATTGAGCAAGTCCAGGAAGTGGCTATTCATTGCAGCCTTTCAGGATAAGGCTGACAGATCTGCGAGACACTGCGAAAACTGTGCTGTTTTGCTATTGAGTTGTTGCATTGCCCCTTTCAGAACAATCAGACTGTACCAAGAGAATTGCTCATGTACTCACCATCACCAGGTTTGATACACTGCTTTGCTTGTACATTGCTGGCATCAGAACATAACAGTTTTATAACTGGAATGGCTCAAATCCTTCcttctgctgtcactgctgacCTGGAGGTTGATGCAGTTTGATGACTTGATACAGAAGAAGCTCTTCTAAAGGTAAGACACATATTGCATGTACTGTAAGCAGTGTAAAACAGTTTGGTGATTGGATGTTTGTGGGAGGGTTTTCTGTTTTGATTGAATGAACAGTTAGGTACCACTGATGTAAACTGTAGTATTTTAATAGTACACGCAACAAATCTCTGACGAAAGCAACAGTGTTTCAATGCATAGGAGACATAGCGGTACTGTGTGCGGTATTATGTGGTCCTGTGGTACACATTTCTTCAGTCTTCAGGGGACCCTTTTTACTGACACAGTGTATTGTGTTAATCCAGGTCTGCTTCAGCTcaaaaatggaaagagagatGACAGATGACAGGGAAAATAACACAGAATCAGAAGAAAATCAGTGCATACAACATAGTTAAGTTACAGTGGTGAAATGAAGAGCATTGGCTCCACAGCAACAGACACGGGTACAGGGGCAGAAAATAACTGTTGCAAAAAGAGTTGTTGCTGCAGGTAACAAATGGCAGATAACAGCGGCAGGGAACAACAGATATCACCACATGGGGAAACCGATAGCAGCCAAAGTAAGTGATATGAAGACAGGTGAGATTGATCAAAACAGTACAATCGCAACACTGGCTTGTCATAATTCTCACTGGCTTAAAAAGTAACTACAAGTATCTTCAGAAAATGTGTTAAGTGAGTCACACAGATGAAAATGGTTCCAGCTCAAATCCTTTTTCAGCTGATTCCAGTTACTGTTAGCAATGATCTGGAACAAGAGAGAACTCATGGAGGTGCAGACTTTTGGGACTTTTAAATGGACGAGGTAGATTGGATGCTGAAGTATAGTAGCTGAAACACAAAGTTTGTTAAGAAATGGTCCTTAGTtcatttgttgtaatttttagTGCGAATGGTTTTAGTTCACAGATGGTTTGGTTCTCATTTAGTTTAATATGGTACTTTTGTTTGACATTATATAATGCAAACATAGTAGAAATTCAGAGAAGCTTTTTCAGGCCTGTAGGGTATAAGCTACAGTAACAGTGTATAGTTATTCACTGTGCATACATTCTTTGTAATACCGACATCAGTAGAGATGTGACTGACTTATGGATGTAGGCTGGTGTTTTTTTGTATATTGACCCAGCTACCGTTATACTGTAAGTCAGTAGTTTTTAACTGTTGAGGGAAAATGTGAATTTGCAGTCTCACACATGTGGTCAGTTGCCTTGAAAGTGCTAAGAACAGTGCCAAataatggatggatagatagatgtTATGCCATATGTTGACAATGCATAGTTTTTGAAAGAGAGGTAGGATATTTATTCACAATAAGGCTTGAGGCAAGGGAAATGCTTTTGATGTGGAGTGCAGTAGGCTAGTGCAGTAGGTATCTGTTTTTTCAtaccttcctgacatttcaccGGGGTATACGGTATATGACggtgtttgtgtaaaaaaaacccaaaaacaacaacataaaagctgagctgctggtgatagAAGCCATTGTAGCATGTATGACATTGTCTAGAACTACAATCCTGTGTCTAATATGCAATCAGCCTACTTAGTGCTGTACCgaatatcatttttttttaaattatagctGCTATTGAGATTTCGAATGAAGCTTTAAATGTCTGTCGTCATATTTTATGATGTCATCACCCCAAAAAATGACCCAGCAGCAATAGGCCAGCGacggcagagagaggcagcaggaGAAAACAGCTATAGAGCCAGAATACTTTCACATCTAACTTGGTGAATTAAGGTTTTTTTCcccgaccaaaccagagttggtgattgttgtaACAGTGGAACGACTAGCTAACcaagtgagttttattttgtttctgttgagtttgaatgtagtgtgttttacgatgagttaacaaggcaattaagatagtcttagttcggtgaaagagagaaacttgaattcagaaggcATTGAaattttgtcaatttattttgtttatttattagactagtAAAACTAGCTTGTGGAATGTTCCGAACTTGCTACTAATACCTTGATACCGCCCAAGCCTAGAGTGCAGTTAATTTTCTATAATTATAGTTTAGGTAACGACAGCAGCAGGTCTGAAGTGAAAGATCTTTCCTTTACTAAACCTgccatacacacagagacatacagtagCCTAACTGGAAATTTTACAATGCAGCAAATTGACTTTGCataaattacatacagtatattctcaaTCTCAATCAACCAACTTTCTTACAAACTTGCGTATCTTAGGCTAACTATATGCTATTTTATACAGCTTCACTGCTGACTGACAATGTCCTACTGTCTGTCAGACAGTAGCAATAGATTAGGGGAAAATCATATCCTTCCCCCACATAGAACAGCTGATGAGATGGCAATGTCTTACCACTTCATTATGTCAAATAATGAAGAGGTAAGAAAATGACCATTCGGTCCGAGTATCAGGCAAATTCTCCAGAGATACAGAGATTATGTTGTTGTAGGGTTATAGAAACTTATTTGTTTCATCATCAATTGATCTACtttttttgatttattgattatttatttgcacaattttttttttaaagtcaaaatgGCTGACCAAAGATCCCAGAGCttaggtgacatcttcaaattaccatctaaaacccaaagatattcaatttacaatcatataaaaacTGAGTTGTGCACAGTGTATATGTATGCGGCAGGATATGTGAATCTGACACTTTAGAGACTCGTCTTGCAAGAAAATTATAAGCCTTAATGACATCTGCTTGACTAATGCTGCAAGTTTTAAGTATCTAATTTAAACTTCTACTGCTGTACTGTTGCAATTCTATATTCTACGGCCATTCCAAGACTTAATTTAGCTGTAAGAAGAAAATCTGATCTGGACAAATTACTGCAAGGTTTTAAAAAGGCAATTAAAAACCATAGACAGTATAGTCATTTGCCTGGATGATAAAAATCCAAGAGGATTAAAAAAGAGCTTCTTGATTGTTAGGCAGGGagaagttttcttttttaccacTTGAGAGAGCTTTAACTGCTTTTATTTCTGCCGGGCctcctgctccccattcacCAAGTCAGCACAGACAGTTTGATCCTGCAGGACTACCATTTTCCACAGGGTAACACGAGTTAAAGAGTGAGGGCTAGGCCATCGTGTTCACGGTCACTTGGTAAGCGGCACATTTTCTGCAGAAGCACTGGGGGACACACGGTGTCATAGTGCAAAAGTGGAGAAGCAATTGTGTGAGGATTATCAGTCTCCTATTACTGCAAATGTCACTGCATCAGCACCACTCAACGTGATTATGTCAATGGGGAAACACATCGGTAGTATTTACAGACTCCAAAACCAGGAGCTGGGACCATGGAGTGCCGTAGGCCAAGAGGGAAATTAACAGATACTCAAAAAAACCAGACCCTCAGAGGTACTACTGCTGTAAAACGTAATACCAACATATAGCAATGAACACATCCTTTGTATTTCCTCTAAGCAATTACAAGAACAAGACAGATTAAATCTGACGGCAACAGCAGAGTATAAATAATGGAACAGCATTTACTGAAGTGCTAATAGTGAATGAGACAACATTACTACTCATTAGCTGTTTAGCAGACACAATGGACATTTGTTTTAGGGCTAACATAAAATCTCCTGATT of Siniperca chuatsi isolate FFG_IHB_CAS linkage group LG7, ASM2008510v1, whole genome shotgun sequence contains these proteins:
- the ttc36 gene encoding tetratricopeptide repeat protein 36, with the translated sequence MASAHDRAVLQAIFNPTTPFGDIHGLNQEEELIDDDSCFDTELLKQVKELEMQGVSAAEAGDLQAALQLFSQAIQILPQRASAYNNRAQALRLQGNTAGALEDLGRAISLSGDTGRTACQALVQRGLLRRLACQGDEARADFEKAAALGSEFARQQAVVLNPYAALCNKMLSEVINKLRNPEVSEMQ